The Streptomyces achromogenes genome window below encodes:
- a CDS encoding AbfB domain-containing protein, translated as MPEDKSRSSQEQPWENGWAPDTSRAPGTRRLWFAGGLAVATVLACVTAIALNDRPVEQKSEAGRQQTLSDDETAGGLISFATPSSGSPTPTGKQHLSTSPSPSASSEPSSSPRPQGSSSPGVSTAPSAHAPGKPSKPPASGDERSVQAVNYPDRYWHVSDSLVKLDAPRGSESREDSTFHVVSGLYDSSCVSFSTHDGRYLRHRNFLLRAEYNDGSSLFRQDATFCPGYSGYSGAVLFQSVNYPNYALRHKDFQLRLDPYGYNTTNRTDFAFRLAGPLG; from the coding sequence ATGCCAGAAGACAAGTCCCGGTCGTCCCAGGAGCAGCCCTGGGAGAACGGCTGGGCCCCGGACACCTCCCGGGCCCCCGGAACACGACGCCTGTGGTTTGCCGGCGGCCTCGCCGTCGCCACCGTGCTGGCGTGCGTGACCGCGATCGCCTTGAACGACAGGCCCGTTGAGCAGAAGTCCGAGGCCGGCCGGCAGCAGACGCTGTCGGACGACGAGACGGCCGGCGGTCTCATCTCCTTCGCCACGCCCTCCAGCGGATCCCCGACGCCCACGGGTAAGCAGCACCTGTCCACCTCCCCCTCCCCGTCGGCGTCGTCGGAGCCGTCCTCCTCCCCCCGCCCGCAGGGCAGTTCGTCGCCGGGCGTCTCGACCGCTCCCTCGGCGCACGCGCCCGGGAAGCCGTCCAAGCCGCCGGCCTCCGGTGACGAACGGTCGGTGCAGGCGGTCAACTACCCCGATCGCTACTGGCATGTGAGCGACTCGCTGGTGAAGCTCGACGCGCCGCGTGGCTCGGAGTCCCGCGAGGACTCCACCTTCCACGTGGTGAGCGGGCTGTACGACAGCTCCTGCGTCTCGTTCTCGACGCACGACGGCCGCTACCTGCGCCACCGGAACTTCCTCCTGCGCGCCGAATACAACGACGGCTCCTCGCTGTTCCGGCAGGACGCCACCTTCTGCCCCGGGTACTCGGGGTATTCGGGCGCGGTGCTGTTCCAGTCGGTGAACTACCCCAACTACGCGCTGCGTCACAAGGACTTCCAGCTGCGCCTGGACCCGTACGGCTACAACACGACGAACCGGACGGACTTCGCGTTCCGGCTCGCGGGCCCGCTGGGCTGA
- a CDS encoding metal-sulfur cluster assembly factor gives MSETLEMKPASEEEVREALYDVVDPELGIDVVNLGLIYGIHIDDANIATIDMTLTSAACPLTDVIEDQAKSATDGIVNELRINWVWMPPWGPDKITDDGREQLRALGFNV, from the coding sequence ATGAGCGAGACCCTGGAGATGAAACCGGCCTCCGAGGAGGAGGTCCGCGAGGCCCTGTACGACGTCGTCGACCCGGAACTGGGCATCGACGTCGTCAACCTCGGACTCATCTACGGCATCCACATCGACGACGCGAACATCGCGACGATCGACATGACCCTGACCTCGGCGGCCTGCCCGCTGACGGACGTGATCGAGGACCAGGCCAAGTCCGCCACGGACGGCATCGTCAACGAGTTGCGCATCAACTGGGTCTGGATGCCGCCGTGGGGCCCGGACAAGATCACGGACGACGGCCGCGAGCAGCTGCGCGCGCTCGGCTTCAACGTCTGA
- the sufU gene encoding Fe-S cluster assembly sulfur transfer protein SufU codes for MKLDSMYQDVILDHYKHPHGRGLRDGDAEVHHVNPTCGDEITLRVKYDGTRIEDVSYEGQGCSISQASASVLNDLLVGKDLTDAQKIQETFLELMQSKGKIEPDDAMEEVLEDAVAFAGVSKYPARVKCALLSWMAWKDATAQALGADADVERKTA; via the coding sequence ATGAAGCTGGACTCGATGTACCAGGACGTCATCCTGGACCACTACAAGCACCCGCACGGGCGTGGTCTGCGCGATGGCGACGCCGAGGTGCACCACGTGAACCCGACGTGCGGCGACGAGATCACCCTGCGGGTGAAGTACGACGGCACGAGGATCGAGGACGTCAGTTACGAGGGCCAGGGCTGTTCCATCAGCCAGGCCAGCGCGTCCGTACTGAACGACCTGCTGGTCGGCAAGGACCTGACCGACGCGCAGAAGATCCAGGAGACGTTCCTGGAGCTGATGCAGTCCAAGGGGAAGATCGAGCCCGACGACGCCATGGAGGAGGTGCTGGAGGACGCGGTCGCGTTCGCCGGCGTCTCCAAGTACCCGGCCCGGGTCAAGTGCGCCCTCCTCAGCTGGATGGCGTGGAAGGACGCGACGGCCCAGGCGCTGGGCGCCGACGCCGACGTCGAAAGGAAGACGGCATGA
- a CDS encoding cysteine desulfurase, translating into MTQLPGLLDVEAIRKDFPILDRQIHDGKKLVYLDNAATSQKPRQVLDALSDYYERYNANVHRGVHVLAEEATALYEGARDKVAAFVNAPSRDEVIFTKNASESLNLVANMLGWADEPYRVDHETEIVITEMEHHSNIVPWQLLAQRTGAKLKWFGLTDDGRLDLSNIDEIITEKTKIVSFVLVSNILGTVNPVEAIVRRAQEVGALVCIDASQAAPHMPMDVQALQADFVAFTGHKMCGPTGIGVLWGRQELLEDLPPFLGGGEMIETVSMHSSTYAPAPHKFEAGTPPIAQAVGLGAAIDYLSAIGMDKILAHEHALTEYAVRRLGEVPDLRIIGPTTAEDRGAAISFTLGDIHPHDVGQVLDEQGIAVRVGHHCARPVCLRYGIPATTRASFYLYSTTAEIDALVDGLEHVRNFFG; encoded by the coding sequence GTGACACAGCTGCCGGGCCTCCTCGACGTCGAGGCGATCCGCAAGGACTTCCCCATCCTGGATCGACAGATCCACGACGGCAAGAAGCTCGTGTACCTGGACAACGCGGCGACCTCGCAGAAGCCGCGCCAGGTGCTGGACGCTCTCAGTGACTACTACGAGCGCTACAACGCCAACGTCCACCGCGGTGTGCATGTGCTCGCCGAGGAGGCCACGGCGCTGTACGAGGGCGCGCGCGACAAGGTCGCCGCGTTCGTGAACGCGCCGAGCCGCGACGAGGTGATCTTCACCAAGAACGCCTCCGAGTCGCTCAACCTCGTGGCCAACATGCTCGGCTGGGCCGACGAGCCCTACCGGGTCGACCACGAGACCGAGATCGTCATCACCGAGATGGAGCACCACTCCAACATCGTGCCGTGGCAGCTGCTGGCGCAGCGCACGGGCGCGAAGCTGAAGTGGTTCGGCCTGACCGACGACGGCCGGCTCGACCTCTCCAACATCGACGAGATCATCACCGAGAAGACGAAGATCGTCTCCTTCGTGCTGGTGTCGAACATCCTCGGCACGGTCAACCCCGTCGAGGCGATAGTGCGCCGCGCGCAGGAGGTCGGCGCGCTGGTGTGCATCGACGCCTCGCAGGCCGCGCCGCACATGCCGATGGACGTGCAGGCCCTCCAGGCCGACTTCGTGGCCTTCACCGGCCACAAGATGTGCGGCCCGACCGGCATCGGCGTCCTCTGGGGCCGCCAGGAGCTGCTCGAGGACCTGCCGCCGTTCCTCGGGGGCGGCGAGATGATCGAGACCGTGTCGATGCACTCGTCGACGTACGCCCCGGCGCCCCACAAGTTCGAGGCGGGCACCCCGCCGATCGCTCAGGCGGTCGGTCTGGGCGCGGCCATCGACTACCTGTCCGCGATCGGCATGGACAAGATCCTCGCCCACGAGCACGCGCTCACCGAGTACGCGGTGCGCAGGCTCGGCGAGGTCCCCGACCTGCGGATCATCGGCCCGACGACGGCCGAGGACCGGGGTGCGGCGATCTCCTTCACGCTCGGCGACATCCACCCGCACGACGTGGGCCAGGTGCTCGACGAGCAGGGCATCGCGGTCCGGGTGGGCCACCACTGCGCCCGTCCCGTCTGCCTGCGCTACGGAATTCCCGCGACCACGCGAGCGTCGTTCTATCTGTACTCCACGACGGCCGAGATCGACGCCCTGGTCGACGGTCTGGAGCACGTACGGAACTTCTTCGGCTGA